Genomic window (Bacillus sp. (in: firmicutes)):
TTCCAGATTCAGCAATGCTCACTTCGGCGCTATATACGCCATCACCAATATTGTTCGCTTGTATTGTTGTATGATCTTCGTCCGCCTTTTCTTCTAACCAATATTCAAAGCTTACATCAGCGTCTTTGACATTTTTTTCAGCAGCGGTAATTTTCACTTCAAACGTAATCGGTTCGTTCACTTTTGCAACCTCAGTGGACATTGAAAACTCTGCTTCTGGAAAAACAAAGTCTTCCTCAGAGCTGCAGCCAACTAATAAAAAAACAACTAAGAAAAAGGGTACTATTATTTTTTTTACCATTCATTTACCAACTTTCACCTTTATTTAAGTTCGTTCATTATTCGCTTATAAATTCTGTCACTATCAAAGCCTTCACCCATTGGTAAAGATTCTACAAGCTTGTTATTTTTATCAAGCATATAAGTAAAGGTTGTATGAACGAAGTTTCCTGTTCCAGGGTCTCTGTACATGAACTGGAATGGGTTGGAAAGCTTCCTAATATCATCTTCTTCTCCCCTTAAGAAATACCAGCCAGCACTGTCATCCGTTATATTAAACCGCGCTGCATATTGAGATAGTTTGTCCGGAGTATCCCTTTTCGGGTCAATTGTTACCGAAAGAAATTCAACTTGATCACCAAATACACCATCTTCTTCAAGTTTCTTACGTAGCAAATTCATTCTTAACGTCGTAGTTGGACAAACATCTGGACAATTTACATACATAAATTCTATTAAACGAATCTTTGGTGGTAGGTCTGCGAATGAATATTCCCCGCCAAAGGCCGTTTCCATTACAAGATCTTTAGGCAATTCAACGCTTCCAGGTCGAATGACTGTTAAGTAAAGAATCCCAGCTGAAATTCCTATAACAGCCAAAGTTGCAAACGTTATATAAATTTTTTTCAATTAAAACACCTCGTTCTAAATAGTAGTTCTATTCCATGATACTATAAGCTGCTTAAAGAAAACAGGAAGAGGTGTTGAAAAAACATGAATATTGTATGAACATGTTGAATAAGTTTTTTAAATAATATATGTTCTAAATTAGTTCATACTAACTACAATTAATGATATATGGCACGGACACGAAGGGGAGCATAGAGAAATAGAGGAGGAATTTCTTTGAGCAAATTTTTAAAATGGCTTTTTCTTATTTATGGCTTATATATAGTTGTTGCTTTATCCTATTTCCTTTTTATAGCTGGTACATCTAATTTACCTGAAATATATAAAGGTACTGCTGCTGACCCTCATACATTTATGAATACAAGACAATTGGAATTGACATATGAATATTCAAAAATTAGACATATTATCTTCTTTATCTTAATTCCATCTGATTGGGTTTTATATTTAACGATTTTAGCTGTAGGACTTTCTACGCGCTTCCGCAATTGGTCAGAGGCTTCTACTAAATTTTCATTTATACAAAAAGCAATCTATGTATTTTGGCTCTCGCTAATAAGCTTCATCATTATGTTTCCAATTCGATACATTACATACCAATTATCAAAAACTTATGGAATCACAACATCGCCATTTTCAATTTGGATGAAAGATCAATTTATCGACTTTTGGCTTGATACTTTATTTTTAGTTCTTCTTGCTGTTGTCGTTTTTACACTTATTCGTAAATTTGAAAAGCGCTGGTGGTTTTATGCGTGGGCACTTTCCGTCCCGTTTACGATTTTTCTCATGTTTGTCCAGCCTGTTCTGATTGATCCGCTGTATAATGATTTTTATCCGTTAAAAGATAAAGAATTAGAAGCAAAAATTTTGGCTCTAGCGAGTCAAGCGAATATACCGGCAGAGCATGTTTATGAAGTCAATATGTCTGAAAAAACAAATGCATTAAATGCGTATGTAACAGGTATTGGTTCGAATTCTAGGATTGTTCTTTGGGATACAATGTTAAATAAATTAAATGATAAAGAAGTATTGTTTGTGATGGCCCATGAAATGGCGCATTATGTAAAAAAGCATATCTATATTGGAACAGCGACGTACTTAATCATTTCATTTGTTGGGTTATTTTTAGCGTCGAAACTTTTCAGATGGTCTCTGAATAAATTCGGAAAACGATTAAAACTTAACGGGACTCGTGATATTGCTAGCCTCCCATTGTTGTTAGTAATCATTTCTTTGCTTACATTTGCTTCAAGTCCATTTACAAAGGCTTTTTCAAGATATATAGAGCACACAGCCGATGTTTATGCGATTGAGATGACACAAGATCAAACAGCGGCAATAAGTAGCTTTCAAAAATTAACTGTAGCTGGGTTAAGTGAAGTAAATCCACCTTCCATCGTTAAATGGCTGCGCTATGACCACCCAACAATGCTGGAAAGATTGAATTTTTTAGAAAACTTCGATGTGGATAAGCCAAAATAATTTATAATAACCCCCTTTTTTCAAAAAAAGATGAATTTTTTCGCAAAAAGGGGTTTCCTTTTTAAAATTCCTGTTATATAATACAAACAGAAAGTAACAAATGTGTAATATAACAAGATGCATCAAAGAATGAGCTTAATGGAAGGAGTGGAGTAGTACCCAAAATATTTTTCGATATTAACAACTATGTGGGTAAGAGTGTAAAGTAAAGACCAGTATAAAAATATAGTGTTTTTAACATTGGTGCTGCTTACATCTGGTTTGATTTATGCAATAGATTAAGAGTTTTTGGGGAAATGTTTAGCGGTTGAATTCGTTGGACATTATGGGGCTTAAAGTACGGTTAAAGGGAAGTATATTTTTTAAAAAAATAGTACAGATAGCAACATTAATTAAAATAGCTAGCAACACAATTAAAATATAAAAGAAATTACTGAGAGGGGAAACACAGGGATGACAAAACAAGAGAGAATTGCACAATTAGAACAAAGTTGGAAAAATGATAGCCGTTGGGCAGGTATTACTAGACCTTATTCTGCTGAAGACGTAATTCGCCTTCGCGGCTCAATGGATATTGAACATACTTTAGCAAAAGTTGGTTCAGAACGTCTATGGAAGCTTTTACATGAAGAAGATTTCATTAACGCACTAGGTGCATTAACTGGTAACCAAGCAGTACAACAAGTTAAAGCTGGTCTTAAAGCAATTTACCTAAGCGGCTGGCAAGTAGCTGCGGATGCTAACCTTTCAGGTCATATGTATCCAGACCAAAGCTTATACCCAGCTAACTCTGTACCAGCTGTTGTTAAGCGTATTAACCAAGCGTTACAACGTGCAGACCAAATTGAATCAGGTGAAGGAAAAGACGACACTTATTGGTTCGCTCCAATTGTTGCTGACGCTGAAGCTGGTTTTGGTGGAGCACTTAACTGTTTCGAATTAATGAAAGGTATGATTGAAGCTGGTGCTTCAGGCGTTCACTTCGAAGACCAATTATCTTCAGAGAAAAAATGTGGTCACTTAGGTGGTAAAGTATTACTTCCAACTCAAACAGCTGTAAGAAACTTAATTGCTGCTCGTTTAGCTGCAGACGTTATGGGTACACCAACTGTATTAGTTGCTCGTACTGATGCTGATGCTGCTGATATGATTACTAGCGATGTTGATGATAATGACAAGCCATTCTTAACTGGCGAAAGAACTCCAGAAGGATTCTATCGTACAAAACCAGGTATCGAACAAGCAATTTCTCGTGGATTAGCTTATGCACCATATGCAGATTTAATTTGGTGTGAAACTTCTACACCAGATCTTGAGCAAGCTAAACAATTCGCTGATGCAATTCATGCGAAATTCCCAGGTAAAATGTTAGCATACAACTGCTCACCGTCATTTAACTGGAAATCTAAGCTTGATGATGACACAATCGAAAACTTCCAAAGAGAAATCGCGAAGATGGGCTACAAGTTCCAATTCGTAACATTAGCTGGATTCCATGCGCTTAACTACAGCATGTTCCAATTAGCTAAAGGTTATAAAACTCGCGGTATGGGAGCATATTCTGAATTACAACAAGCTGAATTTGCAGCTGAAGTTGATGGATACACTGCAACTAAGCACCAACGTGAAGTAGGTACTGGATACTTTGATGATGTTGCTCAAATCGTAACTGGTGGTCAATCTTCAACAACAGCTATGAAGGGTTCTACTGAAGAAGCACAATTCGCGAAGTAATGTAACACCCATGCGTGTTGGATAGTGTTAACGTTCATTCTCCTGAACATATATTATTGCTGTATCAAAGGTGGCAACACTTTTGATACAGCTTTTTTTGTAAATTCTAATATAGTAGGTAAAAAAGGAAGCGAAAGCGCTTCCTTTTTTATGTTTGATTTTCTATTAGTCTTTTATACTGTTCGGTAAGAAGATAAAATTGGGTCCGATCTCTGGCATCTAAAGCATCATTGATTTGTTTTAGTAGTAAATCTTTTTTGTAGTTATAAAGGGCTTCATCAATAATCATTTGGATATATACATCGAAGACATAGTTTGTGTCTGCGTTATTAAAGTCCGAATGGCTGTTCTTTTGAGCGGCGTATGACTTTCTGTTTTCCATGATTTCATCACCCCTGATGCTCTTTTTATTATTATAGTAGTGTTATCGTTATATTTCAAGAGGTTATTTTCTGATTTTTCGGAAAATTAATCTAAGGAAATTGGAATAAAATAAAAACCCACTATTTGGGCTTTTTATGGGTTAATAAATATTCATCCTCTGTTATATACAAATCAATTGTTGGTCTTTCATGAATTAAATTGTTTTTTTGTAATAATAAATAATTTACTTTCAAGTAGGGGTCCCCAGGTGTTATCGGGAGTTTATTATACATTTGTACATAGCGGTCGACTGCAAATTGTATCAAATCTAAATAATAAGGAATCTCTTTTTCTTCTTCTTCGAAAATTTCGTAAGTTTCCTTTGACATATAAAAAGGTTGATCGGGAATTCCTTTTAAATAAGGTTTTAATAAATCGAAGTCAATCGTATGGTCATCCTTGACTAAAATTCGTGCTGTTACACCTTTAGGTGCTCTAGATGCAAACTCACGAACCGCTTTTTTGATTGTTTCTAAATCAAATTTGTGTATTTGGTAATAATGATTTTCTTCTTTTTGTTTATTTTTGATTCGCTTCCACATGATTCTCACTCCTTTAATTTACACTAAGAAGTAATTGAACTTGCTGTTTTAGAACACAATAACAATGGAGGTGTTTAGATGAAAAGGAATCCATTTAATAAAAAAAATACTCAATCAGGAATTGACAAGATTACAGAATCTTTTTTGAATCCAGGATTTAGCCTTGGAGTTGATACTGATATCATGGCTCCTTCTGGTAAAGATTATATTACAGGTGAATCTATAGACGAACACCGAATTGTTGAACAAGCAAATGAATATATAGGTGAAGAAGAAATTAAGCAACAATTCGAAAACTTATAAAAGAGTGGCCACCAGCTGCTCTTTTATTTTGAAACTTTAAAAACATCCTATAAAAATAATGAGTTTTGTGATAATATAAAGATTAAATAGAAATTTGTCAAACGTTGTCATCGCAAAATCTTAAATTTACCTTAAATATAAGAGGGGTGTACTTATGGGAAATAAGGAAAAAACAATCGTTCTTTCTGATTTTGAAGTAAATCCGTACACAATGGCGATTGTTGGTGAAAAAGTAAGTAAAGAACAAACTGTGTATTCACGCGTTTTAGAGGTTGAAAATGAATTTTTGGTAAAAATGAAACCTACAATGGTGATGGACAAAAGTTGCAAATATTTCGGCAGCAGCCTAAAAGGCAGACAAGAAGGAACTAAAGAGCTAACTGGTATTTCCTATAAAGCCCCGATTGCTGTTGATCCTTCAAATGAAATCTACATGTTTCCTACTAACTCTCCTTATAAAGACACATGCGTATGGCTTTCACATTCCTATATCCAAGATTATCAGTCCGCTGGCCCAGAAAAGACGATTGTAACATTTACAAACAATAAAACAATTATCCTTAATATCTCCAAAGGCTCCTTTGAAAATCAGTTAAACCGAACAGCCCAATATAGGTTTATTCTGTCAACTAGAATTTCTCCTAATAAAAATGAAAAACAAAATAATGGAAAATACGATACATGATATTATTTAAAATAAGGGGAAATATAATTGTAGTAAGAATGTATGTGAGGGATAACATTAGATGGACTTTGAGTCTTTGAAAGATTTGTTAACAATGGAACATATACTTGCGCTGCTTGAGGAGTATGCTGCACTTGGTCCGATTCCAGGTATTTTGTTGCCGATGATTGAGGCAATCATACCTATTTTACCATTAGTATTATTTGTTATGGCAAATGCAGCGGCTTTTGGGTTGTGGAAAGGATTCATTATCTCATGGATTGGTGCATCCATTGGAGCATTAATTGTGTTTTTTTTAATTCGCAAATTTGGAAGGAAACGTTTTTTTAACTTCTTAACAAGGCATCAAAAGGTGAAGAAATTAATGAATTGGGTGGAACGTCACGGATTCGGCTTTATTTTTTTAATGTTGTGTTTTCCTTTTTCGCCCTCGTCATTAATTAATGTTGTCGCAGGATTATCGAGAATCAGCACATACCAGTTTATTCTTGCTGTATTATTAGGAAAATTAGTGATGATCTTTACAATAT
Coding sequences:
- a CDS encoding FixH family protein encodes the protein MVKKIIVPFFLVVFLLVGCSSEEDFVFPEAEFSMSTEVAKVNEPITFEVKITAAEKNVKDADVSFEYWLEEKADEDHTTIQANNIGDGVYSAEVSIAESGTYFVYYHADAMDMHLMEKYQFTVTE
- a CDS encoding SCO family protein; its protein translation is MKKIYITFATLAVIGISAGILYLTVIRPGSVELPKDLVMETAFGGEYSFADLPPKIRLIEFMYVNCPDVCPTTTLRMNLLRKKLEEDGVFGDQVEFLSVTIDPKRDTPDKLSQYAARFNITDDSAGWYFLRGEEDDIRKLSNPFQFMYRDPGTGNFVHTTFTYMLDKNNKLVESLPMGEGFDSDRIYKRIMNELK
- a CDS encoding M48 family metallopeptidase: MSKFLKWLFLIYGLYIVVALSYFLFIAGTSNLPEIYKGTAADPHTFMNTRQLELTYEYSKIRHIIFFILIPSDWVLYLTILAVGLSTRFRNWSEASTKFSFIQKAIYVFWLSLISFIIMFPIRYITYQLSKTYGITTSPFSIWMKDQFIDFWLDTLFLVLLAVVVFTLIRKFEKRWWFYAWALSVPFTIFLMFVQPVLIDPLYNDFYPLKDKELEAKILALASQANIPAEHVYEVNMSEKTNALNAYVTGIGSNSRIVLWDTMLNKLNDKEVLFVMAHEMAHYVKKHIYIGTATYLIISFVGLFLASKLFRWSLNKFGKRLKLNGTRDIASLPLLLVIISLLTFASSPFTKAFSRYIEHTADVYAIEMTQDQTAAISSFQKLTVAGLSEVNPPSIVKWLRYDHPTMLERLNFLENFDVDKPK
- the aceA gene encoding isocitrate lyase, with translation MTKQERIAQLEQSWKNDSRWAGITRPYSAEDVIRLRGSMDIEHTLAKVGSERLWKLLHEEDFINALGALTGNQAVQQVKAGLKAIYLSGWQVAADANLSGHMYPDQSLYPANSVPAVVKRINQALQRADQIESGEGKDDTYWFAPIVADAEAGFGGALNCFELMKGMIEAGASGVHFEDQLSSEKKCGHLGGKVLLPTQTAVRNLIAARLAADVMGTPTVLVARTDADAADMITSDVDDNDKPFLTGERTPEGFYRTKPGIEQAISRGLAYAPYADLIWCETSTPDLEQAKQFADAIHAKFPGKMLAYNCSPSFNWKSKLDDDTIENFQREIAKMGYKFQFVTLAGFHALNYSMFQLAKGYKTRGMGAYSELQQAEFAAEVDGYTATKHQREVGTGYFDDVAQIVTGGQSSTTAMKGSTEEAQFAK
- a CDS encoding IDEAL domain-containing protein, with translation MENRKSYAAQKNSHSDFNNADTNYVFDVYIQMIIDEALYNYKKDLLLKQINDALDARDRTQFYLLTEQYKRLIENQT
- a CDS encoding DUF3939 domain-containing protein; this encodes MWKRIKNKQKEENHYYQIHKFDLETIKKAVREFASRAPKGVTARILVKDDHTIDFDLLKPYLKGIPDQPFYMSKETYEIFEEEEKEIPYYLDLIQFAVDRYVQMYNKLPITPGDPYLKVNYLLLQKNNLIHERPTIDLYITEDEYLLTHKKPK
- a CDS encoding competence protein, which encodes MGNKEKTIVLSDFEVNPYTMAIVGEKVSKEQTVYSRVLEVENEFLVKMKPTMVMDKSCKYFGSSLKGRQEGTKELTGISYKAPIAVDPSNEIYMFPTNSPYKDTCVWLSHSYIQDYQSAGPEKTIVTFTNNKTIILNISKGSFENQLNRTAQYRFILSTRISPNKNEKQNNGKYDT
- a CDS encoding TVP38/TMEM64 family protein, whose amino-acid sequence is MDFESLKDLLTMEHILALLEEYAALGPIPGILLPMIEAIIPILPLVLFVMANAAAFGLWKGFIISWIGASIGALIVFFLIRKFGRKRFFNFLTRHQKVKKLMNWVERHGFGFIFLMLCFPFSPSSLINVVAGLSRISTYQFILAVLLGKLVMIFTISFIGYDLQALIKQPFKTIFVLVLMFVLWYTGKRIERRIHIEDGK